One genomic region from Accipiter gentilis chromosome Z, bAccGen1.1, whole genome shotgun sequence encodes:
- the SNX2 gene encoding sorting nexin-2 — protein MAAEREPPPLGEARPADFEELEEGEDLFTSTVSTLESSPSSPEPASLPAEDLSTNSNGPKPAEIMLDDDREDLFAEATEEVSLDSPERDPILSPEPTPAITPVTPTTLVAPRMESKSVTAPVIFDRSREEIEEEANGDLFDIEINVSDPEKVGDGMNAYMAYRVTTKTSLSMFHKNEFSVKRRFSDFLGLHSKLATKYMHIGYIVPPAPEKSIVGMTKVKVGKEDSSSTEFVEKRRAALERYLQRTVKHPTLLQDPDLRQFLESSELPRAVNTQALSGAGILRMVNKAADAVNKMTIKMNESDAWFEEKQQQFENLDQQLRKLHASVEALVCHRKELSANIAAFAKSAAMLGNSEDHTALSRALSQLAEVEEKIDQLHQEQAFADFYVFAELLGDYIRLIAAVKGVFDHRMKCWQKWQDAQVTLQKKREAEAKLQLANKPDKLQQAKDEIKEWETKVQQGEKDFEQISKTIRKEVGRFEAQRVKDFKTVIIEYLESLVQTQQQLIKYWEAFLPEAKAIA, from the exons ATGGCGGCGGAGAGGGAGCCCCCGCCGCTGGGGGAGGCGCGGCCCGCCGACTTCGAGGAGCTGGAGGAAGGCGAGGACCTCTTTACCAGCACCGTGTCCACCCTGGAG tcaaGTCCTTCATCTCCAGAGCCAGCAAGTCTTCCTGCAGAAGACCTCAGCACAAACTCCAATGGTCCAAAGCCAGCAGAAATCATGCTAGATGATGACAGAGAAGACCTCTTTGCTG AAGCAACAGAAGAAGTTTCACTGGACAGTCCAGAGAGGGATCCAATACTTTCACCAGAACCTACTCCTGCAATCACTCCTGTAACACCTACTACATTAGTAGCTCCCAGAATGGAATCGAAAAGTGTAACAGCCCCTGTGATTTTTGATAGATCCAGAGAAGAG ATTGAAGAGGAAGCAAATGGAGATTTATTTGATATAGAAATCAATGTATCTGACCCAGAGAAAGTTG GAGATGGCATGAATGCTTATATGGCATACAGAGTAACAACAAAG acttcactTTCCATGTTCCACAAAAATGAATTCTCGGTTAAAAGAAGGTTCAGTGATTTTCTTGGCTTGCACAGCAAATTAGCAACAAAGTACATGCATATCGGTTACATTGTGCCTCCAGCTCCAGAAAAAAGTATTGTAG GCATGACCAAGGTTAAAGTAGGCAAGGAAGATTCTTCATCTACTGAATTTGTAGAGAAAAGAAGGGCAGCGCTAGAAAG gTATCTACAACGAACAGTAAAACACCCAACCTTGTTACAGGATCCAGATTTAAGACAGTTCTTGGAAAGTTCCGAG CTGCCGAGAGCGGTTAACACCCAGGCTCTGAGTGGAGCAGGAATATTGAGGATGGTGAACAAGGCTGCCGATGCTGTCAACAAAATGACAATCAAGATGAATGAATCGGATGCA TGgtttgaagaaaaacagcagcaatttGAGAATCTGGATCAGCAACTTAGGAAACTTCATGCCAGTGTCGAAGCATTAGTCTGCCACAGAAAAG agcttTCAGCCAACATAGCTGCCTTTGCTAAAAGTGCTGCCATGTTAGGTAATTCTGAGGACCACACTGCTCTGTCTAGAGCTTTGTCTCAGCTTGCAGAGGTTGAGGAGAAGATAGATCAGTTGCATCAAGAACAAGCTTTTGCTGATTTCTATGTGTTCGCAGAACTTCTTGGTGATTACATTCGTCTCATTGCTGCAGTAAAA GGTGTGTTTGATCATCGAATGAAATGCTGGCAGAAGTGGCAAGATGCTCAGGTCACTTTACAAAAAAAACGTGAAGCTGAAGCAAAGCTCCAACTTGCCAACAAACCTGATAAATTGCAGCAAGCTAAAGATGAGATAAAGGAG TGGGAGACAAaagttcagcaaggggaaaaagatTTTGAACAGATCTCCAAAACCATTCGCAAGGAAGTGGGAAGATTTGAGGCAC AACGAGTGAAAGACTTTAAAACTGTTATTATCGAGTACTTAGAGTCGTTAGTGCAAACACAACAGCAG CTAATAAAATACTGGGAGGCATTCCTACCTGAAGCCAAAGCCATCGCCTAA